The sequence TCTTTCTACATTATAACCGTTTTAAAAAATAACAGCCGACAATTTATATAGTTTgtatattaatgtataatatacatataatatacatattttatacataattaatgtatattttgtatatttgacTAGCGAATATAACTTTTTTTACCAGCCAAATATGTAACTTCCACAAAATTCTTTGTATTGAGTTTTTATATTCTAATTGCTTAATTGTATGTTGTAGGGGTGAAATCAGTGGATGTAAGCAGAAAACAAAGCCGAGTAACAGTGAGTGGTAATGTTGAACCAAAGAAGGTGTTAAAGAAAGTGCAGAACACAGGAAAGAAAGCAGAATTTTGGCCATACGTAGAATACAATTTGGTATCATATCCGTATGCACCAGGAGTTTATGACAAGAAAGCACCTTCTGGCTATGTGAGGGATGTACCTCAAGCTTTTCAAATAGTACCAAATACACCTACTCACACACTCACCTCCATGTTTAGTGATGAAAATCCTAATGCTTGTTCTATCATGTGAAGAAATTAATGCATTAGAATTTTGTAGTATATGTTACTAATAGCGTGCCGGTTTTAAATTTTTTGTCTTAGACTAGTATATGTTAAAAATATGTTTAGATGTTGAGTTGTATAGGAAGTACTTTCTCGTGTTCTTTTGTAgccaaaaaaatatttctatgcTGAACTAGAACAAATTTATCATGGAGCGTTTTCAAAGTTTAGATTATATACATCGTTGGTGTAAAGAATTTAATTTCTTACACTGTAAAAATATATTTACTTGTTGTAGCAGATAATCTGCCTTATTTTCAagaatttaaatttatattttaataaagttTACTTACCGATATCATTAGATGACATGATAGTATAAAGAAAGTTTTTACAAATAGTGTGTATAACACGCTCATCTCTAAGTTTAGAGATGAAAATCCTAATGGTTGTTCAATAATGTGCGGAGATGAATGCATTAGAATATTGTATGTTAAAAACATAGCAGTTCTAAATTTTTTTGCCCAGTACTGGACAcgacttcatagactccctaggactcttgaacctagggctctaataccaagctttgtcacgccccgaaccatgGCCTGggcgtaacacgacactcggtgcctgactacatgtgaccgagcgaaccaactacATGGCTGGATCAACACGTGGTATAACTATGAGCTAGAGGTAAATATAAAACATGATAATCTACTAAAGAGTCTGACTGAAATACCATAGATGCGGAAAATACTCAAAGGTCTGCAAGTATAAACAAGTAGCTGATAAGGCTAACACATGAAAGCCTGCTAATATCTGACTGACTGGGTtatagtctacgaagcctctaaagaatACTGAAAATGCTAACTGTTTACCGGGACAAGGTCCCCGGTATACCTTATTAACTGAAATACTATAATgactaaaacaaaagagagaTAAGGCCCCAGAAAACTGGGGCTCaccaatagctgatacgagatGTCTTAGCAGGCAGAATAGTCAACCTGAAAATCGTTACCTGCATTGCGAGATGCAAGCCCagggcaaaagggatgtcagtacatttgaattatactggtatgtaaaatagctgaacaaaataactgtaaatactgaaactgaaactgaactgctaGCTAATAAACTGATAATTGAACAAGGAAGTAAGgatgtgaatactccctcttctgaatgatgaacaacctgtttaactgaatattaaactgcggcctcaggcccaaatatatgtatgtatatatatatatatatatatatatatatatatatatatatatatatatatatatatatatatatatatatatatatatatagtatgtatgtgtgtgtgtgtgtgtgtgtgcgcgcaactgcggcctcaggcccaaagatgcaaaAAGCGTGAACTGCGGCcttaggcccaaatacaggtgttcagcATTCAAGAATATAACATCAGGAACTGTGAATCATATTacaatacatgatactgaaataatgaGTCATAccaagttacatgatactggaatagtGAATAAGATTAGACTGAGATGAGTATTCATAATAAGTTGATTTAtcataactgaaactcatagaatatcgaatgattatgagactatgccatctagagaatagaagttctactacTATTCAGGGAACTAAGTCATAGTTACTTTCTGAGGAAACTAGTAATGGTCAAAATgaatgggacgtagggagaatcatagacattcccaaacgtaaagagttagccttatataccttaacttcctgcccttgagcgtaatacaatgtttgtcaaccctttcaactttaatctatagcaatacaagtcaaagggattccatattagctatgatgctcatgttttggtcacttaggcattttatcaaacacttggtgaaaataaagcttcatagtccttattaatggtgtctctacacccaaAAACCCATTCTCTTGTTCCTAGATAAattgtaaagtctcaaatgaTTATACCAACATTATCCTTCATCACCcattgtcacacctcatttttaccATACACCCCCGGAAGAGGGTAcaagtaaagggagtttttccaattaaaggacaaccgaaacgggatttattataaagattcagagtcgccacttgggagatttatggtgtcccaagtcaccggctgaatcccgaatcgaggaaaatattgactctgtttaacagtccgcgaaccagaaatcctagtaaggaattctgttaacccgggagaaggtgttaggcattcccgagttccgtgg is a genomic window of Nicotiana tabacum cultivar K326 chromosome 16, ASM71507v2, whole genome shotgun sequence containing:
- the LOC107832663 gene encoding heavy metal-associated isoprenylated plant protein 20; translated protein: MGIIDHISDMFEVTSTRKSKRKPMQTVEIKVKMDCDGCERKVTNAVSSMKGVKSVDVSRKQSRVTVSGNVEPKKVLKKVQNTGKKAEFWPYVEYNLVSYPYAPGVYDKKAPSGYVRDVPQAFQIVPNTPTHTLTSMFSDENPNACSIM